In the Pontibacillus sp. HMF3514 genome, CATTGTCTTGAGCTGCTGAAGTGTTGGAACTGTCATCACTTCCGAGAGCGCAACCTCCAAGTGCAAGTAATCCTGCTAGTGATGTCGTTAAGATTTTTTTCATCTTTAACAACTCCTTTCCTAATATTTTAGAAATTAATTGAATTCAATGCATTAAATTCCTTTTTCATCCCATCTGTCGTATCTGATGTTGGATAAGTTACAAGCGATTTCAATGTATGATTTGTGCTATGAAAAAATAAATGAAAAATCTACATAGGTTCATAGGCTGGTGTGGTGAAAATAGGCAAAATATTGTATATTGAAGGTAAATGCTACAAATAAAGGTGTGGAATAATATGGATCGCGAAACGCTTCATGAAAGAATTTATGCTCTTAAATATGTGCTGGAGAGTGGCCAGGTTGATCTCGGCTCTCGACGCTATGAAATTGAAGATGATTTAGACCAAGTAAAAACTGCGAAAGATGGCATGGTTGATCCTGACACAGTGTCGCCAGCTCTTATGGAAATTATTAAAGCTACGTTAGAACAAGAACATTAAGAAAGCGAAAAATCACATTCGGATGATAGTAGAGTCTGAATGTGATTTTAATTTCAGGTAAGATGAGGTGATCGTATTCTTAAAAGAGTGATTGTGTATTTTATTTTAATTGGGCTGATGACAGCATGTAACAGTGGAGCCCAAACGATTCCCACCATAAAAGTAACGAAGCTTAATGAGAATGGGGAATATAATCCCTATAGAGAAATTGAGAATCCGGAAAAGGTAAAAAAAGTTGTAAACATTCTCGACGAGATTCAATTAAATTGGCGAGATAACAAAGTATCATGGAGTGAAGTTCCTCAGTATCAATTCACAATTAATCATATGAAGGAGCAGGAAACGAAAAAGGATGAAAAATATGAAATTCTTTTTAGTATAGATCGCGTAAGCATTTACTTATTTAAACGACCTGATAAATATACCATTATGTCGGATAAAGAAGCCGAGACTTTGGTAGAGATCATAACGGGTGAAACGCTTGCTGAACCAAAGTGAATCAGAAAGGATAAACACCTTATTTCAACTCGGTTTTTTAAAATAGAGGTTTCAGGTGGTATTAGATAAGTACCTTTTATAAGAAACGAGTCGTGTTTTTAAGAATTCAAAAAATAAAAAAAAACCTCTCCTCATCCAGGGCGCCAAGATCATTAGGCGTCTTTTTTCACGTTAAGAAAGGATAAAATTTTAGCGACGGTGCAATTCGGCGTAGTGAAAATTTAAAAAGTATGAAGTATAAGCGCAACTAAGCCTCTTTCTGCGCCTTAAAGGCTTGCCAATCGACAAGTTTTCGTTATGTTCATTAAAAAGGAGGAGAAAACTCCTGTTTTAAAAAATAACAAGGGTCATTTTTCCTCTATTAATAATTTTTTCTCACTTAACCCCCAATTTTACTATAAGCCTTTCGTATCCTTTGAGTAGAATAAGCGGAAAGGGGGTGAAACACGACGTGCGTGTGACAATTTCATATTTGGTTGTGCTTCTTGGGTTGTTGAGTGTTCCTCAATTCGCATCTGCTCAAAGTGGGTTGTTTTCTGAGGTGGGAGATACCGTCGAGGAAACAACAGATACCGTGACAGGTGAAAAAGAATCAGAAGAGTCGTCTTCTACATCTTCATCGAATACAACAGAAGAAGATTCTGAACAAGAGGATACTTCTTCAGAATCTACGAAAACGGATTCTTCATCAGAACAAGAAGAAACATCACTGACTGATGATGTTACTGAAGATGTAGATAAAACGATCAAGGACACAAAGGATACTGCAGATTCAACACTAAACCATGTTGAAGATACAGTGGGCTCTACTACCAAAAATGTAACGGACACAGTAGATGAAACCACAAAAGTAGTTGATCAAGTAACGGAGACGGTGAAGAACCAAGTAGACAATACGGCTGATTCAGTTGAAGATGTTATGACTCCCCCTAATGATACAGTTAATAATATTATCAACGAGGCCGCTGAAAAGGTTCAAGATCCTACTTTGCAAGAAAAAGTAACTGAGCCGGTACTTGATAAGAATCCTAAGAAAGAGCTTCCTGGTACACTTATTCCTACAAAGGAACCAAGAACGGAGGAAGTGAATCAAAAGGGTTCCCAAGATCGAACTACAAGTGAACGTAATCAGTCCTTGAAAGAGACTAAAGAAGAACCTCAGCAACCTGTTACACCAGCACCGATTCCAAACAAAGATGCTGTGGTACCGAACCCATCACCATCTATGCAAAATAGTGAGTCTCAACAAAACGTAAATGGTTCAGTACAAGTCTTTGCTATAGCATCAAAACCAACAGACTTGAACCAGAGTGTCATGAATGTACTGCACGGAAAAGCGTCGTTCTTCTTCACCCAATGGATGAACGCGCCACCTTCCGAACCACCGCAAATCTCTTCCTTCTTACCAAACGTATAATAATCATTTATTACTAAAATTAAGAAGGAGAGATCAATCATGAAAAACGTATTTAAAAGTATGATCATTACAGGTGGAGTTGCAGTAGGATTAACATTTGGAGCGCAGGTTAGTTACGCTGAAGAGGGAGACTCTTTATTAAACTTGAATGGTGAAAGTAAAACGAATGTAGAATCAGATGTTTCAGCCACAGTAGATGGTTTGCTTGGATCTGAAGATGAAGCGGAAGAAGATGCTTCAGCAAATGTAGAGGCAAATGTGGATGCAAAAGCAAATGCTGATACAGAAACAGAGGCTGAAAGCGATGTTGAGACAGACGTGGAGGCTGATGTTGACACAGAATCTAACTCAGATGTGGAAGGGAAAACTTCTATTGACGCTGACGTATCATCTGAAGAAGACACGAAAGCTGAAGTAGATGGTTCTGTTGAAGCGGATACTGATGCTAAGGAAGAAACAAATGTAGATACAAATGTATCTGCTGATGTGGACACAAACGTAGAAGTAGACGAAGAAACAGAAGCAAATGCTGAGGCGAAAAGTGAAACGGATGTTGATACCAATGTATCAACAGAGGTAGAAACTGATTCAGATATTGAAGGGAAAGCTGAAACAGATGCCAATGTCGAAGTATCAACTGAAGGATCCGTATCAGAGAGTACGGAAGCTGATGCAAATACGGCATTAAATGTAGATGTTGCTGCAGAGGCAGATGAAGATGCAACAGAAAAAGCAGATGTTAAAGCTGATATGAAAGCGGCTGAAGAATCTCATTCAATTATTGACCTTGGTAATGAACAGACAGAAGAAGTAAATGCTTCAACAGAAGCTGATGTAAATGCTGAAGTTCAAACAGAAGACTTGGCTGATGAAGATACGAATCTTTCAGCTGAAGGTTCTGTAATGGCAACATTAAACTCTGATGTTCAAAACCAAGAAGAAACTTTTACGAATCAAGAACTAGTAACAGATGCTCAACTAACAGAAGCTTTGCTTATTAAAATGAATAATGACCTTGAATCTAAATTCGATATTCAAGCTGAGGCTAAGGCTGAAAATGATGGAGATGTGAATGCTTCATTAAATGCAGCTCTGAATTCAAATGTAAACCTTATAAATGATCATAACTCTTTCATGATTAACAGTGAGAACATGATCAATGTAAATAGCGAAGAAGAAACATCTCTTTCTGCAATGACAGAAACAGCTGTGAACGCTTCTGCTAATCAATAAATAGGATGAATCCCCGTAGCTTAGCTGCGGGGATTTGTTTTTCAAGAAGAATGAGCTACAGTTTTGATGAAGATACTATAAAAAAGAATTCCTATTTAATCGTTATTCCCCATTATTCCGCTCCATTATTTCCTTAAACTCTTTCATATCCTCATCTGGTTTTAACTCTAACTTTTGTTTCTCTGTATTCCATTCGCGGTTTGCTTCTACTGATAGCCCAATCTGTTTACCACCAGAATCATTGATCTTTCCTTCCATTTGTCCGTCTAGATGTGGACTCGTTTCAGTATGTGTAGTACGGCTATTATCGGTCATTTTTCATCACTCCTTAGTTGTAAGTTGTTGCAACTCTTAGTGATTTATTCAAATACACAAGTTGAAATCCGTTTTAAATTAATTGAAGTAGGTAATATAGGTAAGAAGTGCTCATACATTTCCATTACATAATGAACGTACATACAAAGAGCATGTATCAAACAAAAGGCATATATTTTTTCGGGTGAAGTGCTTAATTCAGTTATTTATATTTATACAAGAGAAACGATGCACTGTGTTATGATAAGAAGAGCTAAATCTAGTCTCATCAAGGTTCTTACATATTTTAACGTGGCGAGATGGAGATAAATGTTCATGGAAGTCAAAGTATTCTTGTTGTACAATTAGAGGGTTAGAATACAATTGAATGAATGGAACATTTCTCAATAAATGAATAATATGAATAGAAAAGATTACTCACCAAACCAGAATGAACATAATCTAATGGAAGCAATCAATATAATACAAGGGGAGTACCAATGTGTTTGTAGATATTAATAACGTAAATGTTCACTACAAAGTGTCTGGAGAAGGGCAAGATGTTGTGCTTCTGCATGGATGGGGCACAAGTATGGATACATTTGAATCCGTTCATAACTTATTAGATGATAACTTTCGGGTGTTTTCGATTGACTTCCCAGGCTTTGGAGAGAGCCAAGAGCCTCCTGAAGCATGGAGTGTTGATGATTACGCTCATTTTCTGTCCCAATTTGTTCAAGAACTTGGGATTGAAAAGCCGATTTTGATCGGGCACTCATTTGGCTGTCGAGTTATAACGCGATACGCTTATGATCATGATGTGCACAAAATTATTTTTACTGGTGGAGCAGGTATTAAGCCAAAACGTAAGCTTGAATACTATATCAAGGTTTACACGTACAAATTTGTGAAAAAGCTTTTAGACCTGCCTATTCTTAATCGCTACAAAGATGATATTTTAACAAAATGGAAAGGGAAAGTTGGGTCTTCTGATTATAAGCAGGCCTCCGCTGTCATGCAGCAAACCTTATCCAAAGTGGTGAATGAAGACCTCCGTGAGTATATGCCGCACATTCATGTTCCAACGCTACTTGTATGGGGAGAAAATGATACAGCCACTCCACTAGAGGACGGTAAGCTCATGGAACAGCTTTTCCCTGATGCAGGTCTTGTCACATTTGAAAATACAGGACACTATGCCTTTTTAGAACAAAATAAACGATTTCTAGTCATTGTCGAAAACTTCTTAGAACAAGATAAAGGAGAATAGTTACATGTTGAATATTTTATGGATTGCCGCAATTAT is a window encoding:
- a CDS encoding alpha/beta fold hydrolase — translated: MFVDINNVNVHYKVSGEGQDVVLLHGWGTSMDTFESVHNLLDDNFRVFSIDFPGFGESQEPPEAWSVDDYAHFLSQFVQELGIEKPILIGHSFGCRVITRYAYDHDVHKIIFTGGAGIKPKRKLEYYIKVYTYKFVKKLLDLPILNRYKDDILTKWKGKVGSSDYKQASAVMQQTLSKVVNEDLREYMPHIHVPTLLVWGENDTATPLEDGKLMEQLFPDAGLVTFENTGHYAFLEQNKRFLVIVENFLEQDKGE